The Neodiprion virginianus isolate iyNeoVirg1 chromosome 5, iyNeoVirg1.1, whole genome shotgun sequence genome contains a region encoding:
- the LOC124305517 gene encoding battenin isoform X3 encodes MSTDKELSGTRNDPIDPETQAEKRKKWRNLIAFWILGLCNNYGYVVMLSAAHDIIESKFGSTSSSSETTNNTTTSRDCNTLSTGAILLADIIPSLMTKIVAPFLPFFVHLRLLSCVILAASGFVMVALAASEWLAILGVIVTSLSSGLGEVTLLGYSHFFDKNVISTWSSGTGGAGVIGAVSYAGLTLWLSTENTILVMLIVPVIEAIAFWIILVHPNETALPVSSLGNGSTENKKEIVAIPEKTLKEKLAIVPGLLKYMIPIGLVYLFEYFINQGLFELIDFEGIWLDHAAQYRWLQVDYQIGVFISRSSVNLVTINRIWIMAALQFVNVIIMTFETLYFYIPNIWIVFAIVLWEGLLGGGAYVNTFYKMSKEVPAEDREFSLGITTMADSIGIALAGWIAMPVHNAICKLPQPTRLG; translated from the exons GGACGCGGAATGATCCAATCGACCCTGAAACTCAGGCTgagaaacgaaagaaatgGAGGAACTTGATTGCTTTTTGGATTCTTGGATTGTGCAACAATTATGGCTACGTTGTGATGCTGAGTGCGGCCCACGACATTATTGAAAGCAAGTTTGGTTCCACG TCCTCGTCTTCAGAAACTACCAATAACACAACGACGTCGAGAGATTGTAATACTTTGTCGACAGGTGCCATACTCTTGGCGGATATAATACCGTCGCTTATGACTAAGATCGTCGCGCCATTCTTGCCATTTTTCGTACA CTTGAGATTATTGTCATGCGTTATTCTGGCTGCTTCCGGATTCGTCATGGTAGCTCTGGCTGCTTCGGAATGGTTAGCGATTTTAGGTGTGATCGTTACTTCCTTATCTTCCGGCCTAGGTGAAGTCACACTGTTGGGATACAGTCACTTCTTTGACAA aaaCGTTATTTCAACGTGGTCATCGGGGACAGGTGGCGCAGGTGTAATTGGAGCGGTTTCTTATGCCGGTCTGACGCTGTGGCTGAGCACAGAAAACACTATTCTTGTGATGCTGATCGTGCCGGTAATTGAGGCGATCGCTTTCTGGATTATATTGGTTCATCCTAATGAAACTGCACTGCCAGTTTCGAGCCTCGGAAATGGCagtacagaaaataaaaaagagatCGTTGCGATTCCAGAAAAGAcattgaaggaaaaattggCCATAGTGCCAGGACTGCTAAAATATATGATACCGATTGGGCTCGTTTACTTGTTCGAATACTTCATCAATCAAGGATTG TTTGAGCTCATCGATTTTGAGGGAATATGGTTGGACCACGCTGCACAATATAGATGGCTTCAAGTTGATTACCAAATCGGTGTTTTCATATCCAGATCATCGGTTAATTTGGTTACGATCAACAGGATCTGGATAATGGCAGCTCTTCAG TTTGtcaatgtaataataatgacctTCGAGACGTTGTACTTCTACATTCCGAATATCTGGATCGTATTTGCGATCGTATTGTGGGAAGGTCTTCTCGGCGGAGGAGCGTACGTCAATACTTTTTACAAAATGTCCAAAGAG GTGCCGGCAGAAGATCGAGAATTCTCACTTGGAATAACAACCATGGCGGATTCAATCGGTATCGCTTTAGCTGGTTGGATAGCGATGCCAGTGCACAATGCCATTTGTAAACTACCTCAACCAACGCGACTAGGGTGA
- the LOC124305517 gene encoding battenin isoform X4, which translates to MLSAAHDIIESKFGSTSSSSETTNNTTTSRDCNTLSTGAILLADIIPSLMTKIVAPFLPFFVHLRLLSCVILAASGFVMVALAASEWLAILGVIVTSLSSGLGEVTLLGYSHFFDKNVISTWSSGTGGAGVIGAVSYAGLTLWLSTENTILVMLIVPVIEAIAFWIILVHPNETALPVSSLGNGSTENKKEIVAIPEKTLKEKLAIVPGLLKYMIPIGLVYLFEYFINQGLFELIDFEGIWLDHAAQYRWLQVDYQIGVFISRSSVNLVTINRIWIMAALQFVNVIIMTFETLYFYIPNIWIVFAIVLWEGLLGGGAYVNTFYKMSKEVPAEDREFSLGITTMADSIGIALAGWIAMPVHNAICKLPQPTRLG; encoded by the exons ATGCTGAGTGCGGCCCACGACATTATTGAAAGCAAGTTTGGTTCCACG TCCTCGTCTTCAGAAACTACCAATAACACAACGACGTCGAGAGATTGTAATACTTTGTCGACAGGTGCCATACTCTTGGCGGATATAATACCGTCGCTTATGACTAAGATCGTCGCGCCATTCTTGCCATTTTTCGTACA CTTGAGATTATTGTCATGCGTTATTCTGGCTGCTTCCGGATTCGTCATGGTAGCTCTGGCTGCTTCGGAATGGTTAGCGATTTTAGGTGTGATCGTTACTTCCTTATCTTCCGGCCTAGGTGAAGTCACACTGTTGGGATACAGTCACTTCTTTGACAA aaaCGTTATTTCAACGTGGTCATCGGGGACAGGTGGCGCAGGTGTAATTGGAGCGGTTTCTTATGCCGGTCTGACGCTGTGGCTGAGCACAGAAAACACTATTCTTGTGATGCTGATCGTGCCGGTAATTGAGGCGATCGCTTTCTGGATTATATTGGTTCATCCTAATGAAACTGCACTGCCAGTTTCGAGCCTCGGAAATGGCagtacagaaaataaaaaagagatCGTTGCGATTCCAGAAAAGAcattgaaggaaaaattggCCATAGTGCCAGGACTGCTAAAATATATGATACCGATTGGGCTCGTTTACTTGTTCGAATACTTCATCAATCAAGGATTG TTTGAGCTCATCGATTTTGAGGGAATATGGTTGGACCACGCTGCACAATATAGATGGCTTCAAGTTGATTACCAAATCGGTGTTTTCATATCCAGATCATCGGTTAATTTGGTTACGATCAACAGGATCTGGATAATGGCAGCTCTTCAG TTTGtcaatgtaataataatgacctTCGAGACGTTGTACTTCTACATTCCGAATATCTGGATCGTATTTGCGATCGTATTGTGGGAAGGTCTTCTCGGCGGAGGAGCGTACGTCAATACTTTTTACAAAATGTCCAAAGAG GTGCCGGCAGAAGATCGAGAATTCTCACTTGGAATAACAACCATGGCGGATTCAATCGGTATCGCTTTAGCTGGTTGGATAGCGATGCCAGTGCACAATGCCATTTGTAAACTACCTCAACCAACGCGACTAGGGTGA
- the LOC124305517 gene encoding battenin isoform X1, with protein MFGCTKMTQLSYSLTDFDNASSSSVSLIYSWDSLGTRNDPIDPETQAEKRKKWRNLIAFWILGLCNNYGYVVMLSAAHDIIESKFGSTSSSSETTNNTTTSRDCNTLSTGAILLADIIPSLMTKIVAPFLPFFVHLRLLSCVILAASGFVMVALAASEWLAILGVIVTSLSSGLGEVTLLGYSHFFDKNVISTWSSGTGGAGVIGAVSYAGLTLWLSTENTILVMLIVPVIEAIAFWIILVHPNETALPVSSLGNGSTENKKEIVAIPEKTLKEKLAIVPGLLKYMIPIGLVYLFEYFINQGLFELIDFEGIWLDHAAQYRWLQVDYQIGVFISRSSVNLVTINRIWIMAALQFVNVIIMTFETLYFYIPNIWIVFAIVLWEGLLGGGAYVNTFYKMSKEVPAEDREFSLGITTMADSIGIALAGWIAMPVHNAICKLPQPTRLG; from the exons ATGTTCGGCTGCACGAAAATGACACAGCTCAGTTATTCTTTAACGGATTTTGATAACGCATCAAGTTCCAGTGTTTCATTAATTTACAGCTGGGATTCCTTAG GGACGCGGAATGATCCAATCGACCCTGAAACTCAGGCTgagaaacgaaagaaatgGAGGAACTTGATTGCTTTTTGGATTCTTGGATTGTGCAACAATTATGGCTACGTTGTGATGCTGAGTGCGGCCCACGACATTATTGAAAGCAAGTTTGGTTCCACG TCCTCGTCTTCAGAAACTACCAATAACACAACGACGTCGAGAGATTGTAATACTTTGTCGACAGGTGCCATACTCTTGGCGGATATAATACCGTCGCTTATGACTAAGATCGTCGCGCCATTCTTGCCATTTTTCGTACA CTTGAGATTATTGTCATGCGTTATTCTGGCTGCTTCCGGATTCGTCATGGTAGCTCTGGCTGCTTCGGAATGGTTAGCGATTTTAGGTGTGATCGTTACTTCCTTATCTTCCGGCCTAGGTGAAGTCACACTGTTGGGATACAGTCACTTCTTTGACAA aaaCGTTATTTCAACGTGGTCATCGGGGACAGGTGGCGCAGGTGTAATTGGAGCGGTTTCTTATGCCGGTCTGACGCTGTGGCTGAGCACAGAAAACACTATTCTTGTGATGCTGATCGTGCCGGTAATTGAGGCGATCGCTTTCTGGATTATATTGGTTCATCCTAATGAAACTGCACTGCCAGTTTCGAGCCTCGGAAATGGCagtacagaaaataaaaaagagatCGTTGCGATTCCAGAAAAGAcattgaaggaaaaattggCCATAGTGCCAGGACTGCTAAAATATATGATACCGATTGGGCTCGTTTACTTGTTCGAATACTTCATCAATCAAGGATTG TTTGAGCTCATCGATTTTGAGGGAATATGGTTGGACCACGCTGCACAATATAGATGGCTTCAAGTTGATTACCAAATCGGTGTTTTCATATCCAGATCATCGGTTAATTTGGTTACGATCAACAGGATCTGGATAATGGCAGCTCTTCAG TTTGtcaatgtaataataatgacctTCGAGACGTTGTACTTCTACATTCCGAATATCTGGATCGTATTTGCGATCGTATTGTGGGAAGGTCTTCTCGGCGGAGGAGCGTACGTCAATACTTTTTACAAAATGTCCAAAGAG GTGCCGGCAGAAGATCGAGAATTCTCACTTGGAATAACAACCATGGCGGATTCAATCGGTATCGCTTTAGCTGGTTGGATAGCGATGCCAGTGCACAATGCCATTTGTAAACTACCTCAACCAACGCGACTAGGGTGA
- the LOC124305518 gene encoding actin-like protein 6B isoform X1 has protein sequence MSGGVYGGDEVGAIIFDIGHQSLRVGYGGEDSPKAEVPTSLGVWEDAADQQQDNQTNKKRFNIDTTAIQVRKKDMEIVSLMKDGMIEDWDMFEKLAEYTYKNRLHAVAEHHPILMTECPWNTRFKREKLLELMFEKFNVPAMYICKNAVLAAYANGRSTAMVVDSGATHTSAVPVHDGYVITQGIVKSPLGGDFITMQCKQFLEDKDIDLTPAYLVASKDVVREQDPPRWTRRPGPEPTTSWLNHMVRELLQDFQTNTLQISDGPYDEDIANSLPMKRYEFPTGYNDDFGSARLMIPEALFDPSNVKGVGASILGVGPLVTTSVGMCDMDIRPSLYGSVVVTGGNSCLAGFSDRLNRDLVSKTPPSMRLKIICANSSSERRYGAWIGGSILSSLGSFQQMWLSRQEYEESGKLILDRCS, from the exons ATGAGCGGTGGTGTCTACGGCGGTG ACGAAGTTGGTGCTATTATATTTGACATTGGTCACCAAAGCTTGCGGGTGGGATATGGGGGTGAGGATTCTCCGAAAGCTGAGGTACCGACGAGCCTTGGTGTCTGGGAAGATGCCGCGGATCAGCAGCAGGATAACCAAACGAACAAGAAACGATTCAACATTGATACTACGGCTATACAAGTCCGCAAGAAAG ACATGGAAATAGTTAGCTTGATGAAGGATGGCATGATCGAAGATTGGGACATGTTTGAAAAGTTGGCTGAATATACCTACAAAAATCGGCTCCACGCTGTCGCTGAGCATCACCCAATCCTGATGACGGAATGCCCATGGAACACCAGATTCAAGCGTGAAAAGCTGTTGGAATTAATGTTTGAAAAGTTCAACGTGCCTGCAATGTACATTTGCAAAAACGCCGTCCTGGCAGCGTACGCAAACGGCAGATCGACCGCAATGGTCGTTGACAGTGGTGCGACTCATACCAGCGCCGTCCCGGTTCACGACGGATATGTCATCACCCAGGGGATAGTAAAGAGTCCACTCGGCGGTGACTTCATTACGATGCAGTGCAAGCAGTTTCTCGAGGATAAGGATATCGACTTGACACCAGCCTATTTGGTCGCATCTAAAG ACGTCGTTCGAGAGCAGGATCCACCGCGCTGGACTCGTCGTCCAGGTCCAGAGCCGACGACCAGCTGGCTGAATCACATGGTCCGGGAGCTTCTGCAGGACTTTCAAACGAACACGTTACAGATATCGGACGGCCCCTACGACGAGGACATCGCAAATTCGTTGCCGATGAAGCGATACGAGTTCCCAACTGGTTATAACGACGACTTCGGCTCGGCTCGTCTCATGATACCGGAGGCGTTATTCGACCCGAGTAACGTGAAGGGAGTTGGCGCCAGTATTCTAGGAGTTGGTCCGTTGGTCACGACGAGCGTCGGGATGTGCGACATGGACATTCGACCC AGTTTGTACGGCAGTGTCGTTGTAACGGGTGGCAACTCCTGCTTAGCGGGATTTAGCGATCGACTCAACAGAGATCTGGTCAGCAAAACGCCACCG AGTATGAGACTGAAGATAATATGTGCCAATAGCTCCAGCGAACGCCGATACGGGGCTTGGATCGGAGGTTCGATTTTAAGTTCCCTCGGGTCGTTTCAACAGATGTGGTTGTCACGTCAGGAATACGAAGAGTctggtaaattaattttagaCAGATGTTCGTGA
- the LOC124305517 gene encoding battenin isoform X2, whose translation MVKKSLPITGTRNDPIDPETQAEKRKKWRNLIAFWILGLCNNYGYVVMLSAAHDIIESKFGSTSSSSETTNNTTTSRDCNTLSTGAILLADIIPSLMTKIVAPFLPFFVHLRLLSCVILAASGFVMVALAASEWLAILGVIVTSLSSGLGEVTLLGYSHFFDKNVISTWSSGTGGAGVIGAVSYAGLTLWLSTENTILVMLIVPVIEAIAFWIILVHPNETALPVSSLGNGSTENKKEIVAIPEKTLKEKLAIVPGLLKYMIPIGLVYLFEYFINQGLFELIDFEGIWLDHAAQYRWLQVDYQIGVFISRSSVNLVTINRIWIMAALQFVNVIIMTFETLYFYIPNIWIVFAIVLWEGLLGGGAYVNTFYKMSKEVPAEDREFSLGITTMADSIGIALAGWIAMPVHNAICKLPQPTRLG comes from the exons ATGGTGAAAAAGTCGTTGCCTATCACAGGGACGCGGAATGATCCAATCGACCCTGAAACTCAGGCTgagaaacgaaagaaatgGAGGAACTTGATTGCTTTTTGGATTCTTGGATTGTGCAACAATTATGGCTACGTTGTGATGCTGAGTGCGGCCCACGACATTATTGAAAGCAAGTTTGGTTCCACG TCCTCGTCTTCAGAAACTACCAATAACACAACGACGTCGAGAGATTGTAATACTTTGTCGACAGGTGCCATACTCTTGGCGGATATAATACCGTCGCTTATGACTAAGATCGTCGCGCCATTCTTGCCATTTTTCGTACA CTTGAGATTATTGTCATGCGTTATTCTGGCTGCTTCCGGATTCGTCATGGTAGCTCTGGCTGCTTCGGAATGGTTAGCGATTTTAGGTGTGATCGTTACTTCCTTATCTTCCGGCCTAGGTGAAGTCACACTGTTGGGATACAGTCACTTCTTTGACAA aaaCGTTATTTCAACGTGGTCATCGGGGACAGGTGGCGCAGGTGTAATTGGAGCGGTTTCTTATGCCGGTCTGACGCTGTGGCTGAGCACAGAAAACACTATTCTTGTGATGCTGATCGTGCCGGTAATTGAGGCGATCGCTTTCTGGATTATATTGGTTCATCCTAATGAAACTGCACTGCCAGTTTCGAGCCTCGGAAATGGCagtacagaaaataaaaaagagatCGTTGCGATTCCAGAAAAGAcattgaaggaaaaattggCCATAGTGCCAGGACTGCTAAAATATATGATACCGATTGGGCTCGTTTACTTGTTCGAATACTTCATCAATCAAGGATTG TTTGAGCTCATCGATTTTGAGGGAATATGGTTGGACCACGCTGCACAATATAGATGGCTTCAAGTTGATTACCAAATCGGTGTTTTCATATCCAGATCATCGGTTAATTTGGTTACGATCAACAGGATCTGGATAATGGCAGCTCTTCAG TTTGtcaatgtaataataatgacctTCGAGACGTTGTACTTCTACATTCCGAATATCTGGATCGTATTTGCGATCGTATTGTGGGAAGGTCTTCTCGGCGGAGGAGCGTACGTCAATACTTTTTACAAAATGTCCAAAGAG GTGCCGGCAGAAGATCGAGAATTCTCACTTGGAATAACAACCATGGCGGATTCAATCGGTATCGCTTTAGCTGGTTGGATAGCGATGCCAGTGCACAATGCCATTTGTAAACTACCTCAACCAACGCGACTAGGGTGA
- the LOC124305518 gene encoding actin-like protein 6B isoform X2 produces MSGGVYGGDEVGAIIFDIGHQSLRVGYGGEDSPKAEVPTSLGVWEDAADQQQDNQTNKKRFNIDTTAIQVRKKDMEIVSLMKDGMIEDWDMFEKLAEYTYKNRLHAVAEHHPILMTECPWNTRFKREKLLELMFEKFNVPAMYICKNAVLAAYANGRSTAMVVDSGATHTSAVPVHDGYVITQGIVKSPLGGDFITMQCKQFLEDKDIDLTPAYLVASKDVVREQDPPRWTRRPGPEPTTSWLNHMVRELLQDFQTNTLQISDGPYDEDIANSLPMKRYEFPTGYNDDFGSARLMIPEALFDPSNVKGVGASILGVGPLVTTSVGMCDMDIRPSLYGSVVVTGGNSCLAGFSDRLNRDLVSKTPPVIMLV; encoded by the exons ATGAGCGGTGGTGTCTACGGCGGTG ACGAAGTTGGTGCTATTATATTTGACATTGGTCACCAAAGCTTGCGGGTGGGATATGGGGGTGAGGATTCTCCGAAAGCTGAGGTACCGACGAGCCTTGGTGTCTGGGAAGATGCCGCGGATCAGCAGCAGGATAACCAAACGAACAAGAAACGATTCAACATTGATACTACGGCTATACAAGTCCGCAAGAAAG ACATGGAAATAGTTAGCTTGATGAAGGATGGCATGATCGAAGATTGGGACATGTTTGAAAAGTTGGCTGAATATACCTACAAAAATCGGCTCCACGCTGTCGCTGAGCATCACCCAATCCTGATGACGGAATGCCCATGGAACACCAGATTCAAGCGTGAAAAGCTGTTGGAATTAATGTTTGAAAAGTTCAACGTGCCTGCAATGTACATTTGCAAAAACGCCGTCCTGGCAGCGTACGCAAACGGCAGATCGACCGCAATGGTCGTTGACAGTGGTGCGACTCATACCAGCGCCGTCCCGGTTCACGACGGATATGTCATCACCCAGGGGATAGTAAAGAGTCCACTCGGCGGTGACTTCATTACGATGCAGTGCAAGCAGTTTCTCGAGGATAAGGATATCGACTTGACACCAGCCTATTTGGTCGCATCTAAAG ACGTCGTTCGAGAGCAGGATCCACCGCGCTGGACTCGTCGTCCAGGTCCAGAGCCGACGACCAGCTGGCTGAATCACATGGTCCGGGAGCTTCTGCAGGACTTTCAAACGAACACGTTACAGATATCGGACGGCCCCTACGACGAGGACATCGCAAATTCGTTGCCGATGAAGCGATACGAGTTCCCAACTGGTTATAACGACGACTTCGGCTCGGCTCGTCTCATGATACCGGAGGCGTTATTCGACCCGAGTAACGTGAAGGGAGTTGGCGCCAGTATTCTAGGAGTTGGTCCGTTGGTCACGACGAGCGTCGGGATGTGCGACATGGACATTCGACCC AGTTTGTACGGCAGTGTCGTTGTAACGGGTGGCAACTCCTGCTTAGCGGGATTTAGCGATCGACTCAACAGAGATCTGGTCAGCAAAACGCCACCGGTAATTATGCT AGTATGA